The proteins below are encoded in one region of Armatimonadota bacterium:
- a CDS encoding family 78 glycoside hydrolase catalytic domain: MLESLVSSILPIVGAGSDPRRSRRSHSRRQQTVREDMGNWIWIQSAETTRNYYLYARKLFELPAKPDRAIVKTCADSRYKLYVNGKYIGKGPVRSAAGCSYYDTYDITELLTKGKNVIAFHITYFGESTSVCVLRKPGLICRAEIETGDQQQEIVTDQTWKVHRASDWTDQGARINENLGFQEIYDSAERLDGWNEIKFKEKGWEEACIVGTAPTMPWGRLIERGIPQLYEEKVLPASIVGLYNSPDQNKETAPQAVPEIMAASELVDLTAGSVKHPEALLTEAGSAQVKTPRGDRGVAVILDFGREVFGNIEIGIGGSGSGTIDIGYSETLEDGRVKPTRGEMKYTDRVVLKKGQLDWQSFEPRAFRYMQIEFRRCSRTVTLDYIRVNQTTYPVELIGDFECSDNLLNDIWRIGAYTAKLCMEDTFIDSPWQSRSQWWADARIESRTAYYAFDDVKLLAQGLRQIADTQDRSGAIMGIYPASEDKLVPDFALNWVFSILDYYAFSDDAGLVRDLYPNVRRLMDWFARYQNDFGLIGEVPGWIFIDSADLERRGVLTSLNCLYYQALRVTAILAAIQGKENESEDYGESARKLRLAINKYLYSSDKGLYADCLIDGKLADKFSSQTNILAALFDIPDHYSKAAIIRLLMGGVMPEIKTPYFTSHMLEVFYSMDRHKEALDIMRKKWGQIVKSGEGTFPEFFGDDGSRCHGWSTGPTRDLIAEYVGIKPILGMHRFSVTPHEGDLGWARGAVATRTGLLAVEWRSTPRSFTIEAQVPDGLKVDVYPPCPMNTKVTVNGKAHPSCLVTLGGGKHTVKVTAVRPAKPKPLDKLPKPVPIPLVELLDDLSAQARRSLGLTTSRHERTGAKRSRIKTSRRSKTEEMPVEILPIPELDTSVEASEIIPEIAAVSEVAPEAEAKTRRRRSHRGGRGRNKPAPEETAAAQVPAEPAAEPMSEQTIISAQTVEAGETQVVAAVEEAPKKPSRRRSRRGGRRRSSRSPEETQTPAEVPSEAESVAEPVSDQIPEPIEIQAPVDTAAETSAEEAPKSGRRRSHRGGRRRSAAQKQTEPDTEAQPMVEPVAETVPEPAPEASTEEPPKKKRRTYTRRPRKKPSEDAEKTNSSETSQDQPAD; encoded by the coding sequence ATGCTGGAATCTTTAGTATCTTCAATATTACCGATCGTCGGCGCAGGCAGCGACCCTCGCAGATCACGTCGATCCCACTCCCGCAGACAGCAGACCGTCCGTGAAGACATGGGCAACTGGATATGGATACAAAGCGCCGAAACCACCCGAAATTATTATCTCTATGCGCGCAAATTATTCGAACTGCCCGCAAAGCCTGACCGTGCAATCGTCAAAACGTGCGCGGACAGCCGGTATAAGCTCTATGTAAACGGCAAATACATCGGTAAAGGCCCCGTGCGCAGCGCAGCAGGCTGCAGTTACTATGATACATATGACATCACCGAACTGCTGACCAAAGGCAAAAACGTCATCGCGTTTCATATTACCTACTTCGGTGAGAGCACGTCTGTGTGCGTGCTCCGTAAGCCCGGCCTCATCTGCAGGGCAGAGATCGAAACAGGTGATCAGCAGCAGGAAATAGTCACCGACCAGACCTGGAAAGTGCACCGCGCATCCGACTGGACAGACCAGGGCGCTCGCATCAACGAGAACTTAGGTTTCCAGGAAATCTATGACAGCGCAGAGCGCCTGGACGGCTGGAATGAAATAAAGTTCAAAGAAAAGGGCTGGGAAGAGGCCTGCATAGTGGGCACTGCTCCAACAATGCCATGGGGCAGGCTCATAGAGCGCGGCATCCCTCAACTTTACGAAGAAAAAGTGCTTCCCGCCTCAATAGTGGGGCTCTATAACTCACCGGACCAAAACAAGGAAACAGCGCCGCAGGCCGTGCCTGAGATCATGGCGGCATCCGAGCTTGTAGACTTGACCGCCGGAAGTGTAAAGCACCCGGAGGCGCTGCTGACCGAGGCCGGAAGCGCACAGGTCAAGACTCCGCGCGGCGACAGAGGCGTCGCTGTCATACTCGATTTCGGGCGTGAAGTCTTCGGCAATATCGAGATCGGCATAGGCGGCTCAGGCAGCGGAACTATAGATATCGGCTACAGCGAGACCCTCGAAGATGGCCGCGTAAAGCCCACACGCGGCGAGATGAAATACACAGACCGTGTGGTCCTCAAAAAGGGACAGCTGGATTGGCAGAGCTTCGAGCCTCGCGCATTCAGATATATGCAGATCGAGTTTCGCAGGTGCTCCAGGACAGTCACGCTGGATTATATCCGGGTCAACCAGACCACTTACCCCGTCGAGCTTATCGGTGATTTCGAGTGCAGCGACAATCTCTTAAACGATATCTGGAGAATAGGCGCGTATACGGCAAAGCTCTGCATGGAAGACACATTCATCGATTCGCCATGGCAGAGCAGATCGCAGTGGTGGGCTGATGCCAGAATAGAGTCGCGCACTGCCTACTACGCCTTTGACGACGTCAAGCTGCTGGCCCAGGGTCTCAGACAGATAGCCGACACACAGGACCGCAGCGGAGCCATAATGGGCATCTATCCCGCCTCTGAGGATAAACTTGTCCCGGACTTCGCGCTTAACTGGGTCTTTTCGATCCTGGACTATTATGCATTTTCAGATGATGCGGGACTTGTGCGCGATCTATATCCGAATGTTCGCAGACTCATGGATTGGTTCGCTCGCTATCAGAATGATTTTGGTCTCATCGGCGAAGTGCCGGGATGGATATTTATAGACTCAGCGGACCTGGAGAGGCGCGGTGTGCTGACCTCCCTCAATTGCCTCTACTATCAGGCTCTTCGGGTGACCGCGATCCTTGCCGCTATCCAGGGTAAGGAAAATGAGTCTGAGGATTACGGCGAATCAGCCCGCAAGCTCAGGCTGGCAATCAATAAATATCTATATTCGTCCGATAAGGGGCTGTATGCGGATTGCCTGATAGACGGCAAGCTGGCGGATAAATTCAGCAGCCAGACAAATATACTCGCCGCGCTCTTCGATATCCCAGATCACTACAGTAAGGCCGCTATCATACGCCTGTTAATGGGCGGCGTGATGCCCGAAATCAAGACACCGTATTTCACCTCCCACATGCTCGAAGTGTTCTACTCTATGGACCGCCACAAGGAAGCGCTCGATATAATGCGTAAGAAGTGGGGACAGATCGTAAAGTCGGGTGAAGGAACATTCCCGGAGTTCTTCGGTGATGACGGCAGCAGGTGTCATGGCTGGTCCACAGGGCCTACGCGAGACCTCATCGCCGAATACGTGGGGATAAAGCCCATCCTGGGCATGCACCGGTTCTCTGTCACCCCGCACGAGGGCGATCTCGGATGGGCCAGAGGAGCCGTCGCGACCAGAACAGGACTGCTGGCGGTCGAATGGCGCTCGACACCCAGGTCGTTTACAATCGAGGCGCAGGTCCCGGACGGGCTGAAAGTGGACGTATACCCGCCCTGCCCAATGAATACCAAAGTAACGGTCAACGGCAAGGCTCACCCATCATGCCTGGTGACCCTGGGCGGTGGAAAGCATACCGTCAAAGTAACAGCCGTTCGGCCGGCGAAACCAAAGCCGCTCGACAAGCTGCCGAAACCGGTCCCTATTCCACTTGTGGAGCTGCTCGATGACCTCTCAGCCCAAGCTCGCAGGAGCCTTGGTCTCACAACAAGCCGCCATGAGAGGACCGGCGCGAAACGATCACGCATCAAGACTTCTCGCAGGTCAAAAACTGAAGAGATGCCTGTCGAGATTCTTCCGATTCCTGAGCTTGATACATCAGTCGAAGCGAGCGAGATTATTCCAGAAATCGCTGCAGTAAGTGAAGTCGCTCCCGAGGCCGAGGCAAAGACTCGCAGGAGACGGTCCCACCGTGGAGGACGCGGTCGAAACAAGCCTGCGCCGGAGGAGACGGCAGCCGCTCAAGTGCCGGCAGAACCGGCAGCCGAGCCGATGAGTGAGCAGACCATAATCAGTGCCCAAACAGTTGAAGCAGGCGAAACGCAAGTCGTAGCCGCAGTTGAAGAGGCTCCGAAGAAGCCGAGTAGAAGGCGCTCACGCCGAGGGGGCAGGCGGCGCTCATCCAGGTCTCCTGAAGAGACTCAAACTCCCGCTGAGGTCCCATCAGAAGCCGAGTCTGTAGCTGAACCGGTATCAGATCAGATACCTGAACCGATTGAGATTCAAGCACCTGTTGACACTGCCGCTGAAACATCCGCGGAAGAGGCTCCCAAATCCGGCAGACGACGCTCGCATCGAGGCGGAAGAAGGCGCTCAGCAGCACAGAAACAGACCGAGCCGGATACTGAGGCTCAGCCGATGGTAGAGCCTGTTGCCGAAACCGTGCCGGAACCAGCCCCGGAGGCATCGACCGAGGAACCGCCAAAGAAGAAACGTCGCACATATACCAGGCGCCCGAGGAAAAAGCCGAGTGAAGATGCAGAGAAAACAAATAGCTCGGAAACCTCACAAGATCAGCCTGCAGATTAA
- a CDS encoding stalk domain-containing protein: protein MNNYFLHNKCCRKWIVESGKPGMRSIFSFPLFFTLTALIFAFIVSAAVAQTRASVTVSPVSDIPYSPVVLIVDGKVIEAQSLQFMRGQQVMVWLRDLENLGWGKAYSDKSGEVVFKGNGVTLSFTKGSGLAKVNSLSVKLPVDTYTRDAKLMVPLSFVAKALGYECEISYKPVATIKTHIRPAATSEANSMEGKIIYAGKGMAGIKVRAVDKDFNVVDDTVTGTSGSYKFDNLPTGEYAAFVYTKDNPAYFNRVSEAAILNKGNIAHLKPISLGRILAPKIPKPGGRAKVSGGSVLLEWTKCDAAVSYELTIARMNSEQPFLSLASKEPKAHIPAEKLKHGQAYEAQVSALDANGDYVGGTVGTGGEPWQFVFE from the coding sequence ATGAATAATTACTTCTTACACAACAAATGCTGCCGAAAGTGGATAGTGGAAAGTGGAAAGCCCGGGATGCGTTCCATATTCAGCTTCCCACTTTTTTTTACTTTAACCGCTCTTATTTTCGCATTCATAGTATCTGCCGCAGTCGCGCAGACGCGTGCCTCAGTCACGGTGAGCCCGGTCTCAGATATACCGTATTCGCCGGTCGTGCTCATAGTAGACGGCAAAGTGATTGAAGCGCAATCGCTGCAGTTTATGCGAGGCCAGCAGGTGATGGTCTGGCTGCGCGATCTGGAAAACCTGGGCTGGGGCAAAGCCTACTCGGACAAGTCCGGCGAGGTAGTCTTCAAAGGCAACGGCGTCACGCTCTCGTTTACCAAAGGCAGTGGACTGGCCAAGGTCAATTCGCTCTCGGTCAAGCTGCCTGTGGACACCTATACCCGCGACGCAAAACTGATGGTGCCGCTGTCATTTGTGGCAAAGGCGCTCGGGTATGAGTGTGAGATCAGTTACAAGCCAGTGGCTACAATAAAGACCCACATCCGCCCGGCCGCAACCTCCGAAGCTAACTCAATGGAAGGCAAAATCATTTACGCCGGCAAGGGTATGGCCGGGATCAAAGTGCGGGCGGTAGACAAAGACTTCAATGTTGTGGATGACACCGTCACAGGCACAAGCGGCAGCTACAAGTTCGACAATCTTCCCACAGGAGAGTACGCCGCATTCGTCTATACCAAAGACAACCCCGCTTATTTTAATCGTGTCTCTGAAGCTGCCATTCTGAATAAAGGCAATATAGCTCATCTTAAACCCATATCTCTGGGTCGCATCCTAGCCCCAAAAATTCCGAAACCGGGCGGCAGAGCAAAAGTCTCAGGCGGCTCTGTGCTGCTTGAGTGGACCAAATGCGACGCAGCAGTCTCCTATGAACTGACAATCGCCAGAATGAATAGTGAACAGCCATTTTTATCGCTCGCTTCAAAAGAACCAAAGGCGCATATACCTGCAGAAAAACTCAAGCACGGCCAGGCTTACGAAGCCCAGGTATCCGCGCTGGATGCTAATGGTGACTATGTCGGAGGCACGGTAGGCACGGGCGGCGAACCATGGCAATTTGTTTTTGAGTGA
- a CDS encoding beta-N-acetylhexosaminidase, which produces MRNLSLAIVVAFLCICTGNASAEPTGSTHNTKVGKWNLSFTHDLGFILSYNNVNIIRSTGLTIHNGNSNSQYFSYYYGNNDISVQDIAQGKVVTIKHSSKSFSGSHTITLLPDRVIFQFDYALPKEITDGKMNMYALLSAQPIAGRAYQASGTKGDISGIIPVHWEKSGKNYAPDYLTEATFDSVLGKLKIKVEGDLIGLRLLDYRSGEVGPSRWAPIFRVGIFNKDIEPGINHSQTITVSIEPAPEKERTARMPQGGEIKVIPTSNVQTPPSDMIIIPEPKELKLLAGDFRLNADTKIVVADDATEKDYSGALLFTSDVFALSGLDLKIIRESQAKNNSNVILVGEPGRNKILGKAAKADGINPPSKDEGYALSVAPERVVVAGFDRAGSFYGMQTLRQIVRSQGDQVYIPGCRVNDWPSLKFRGVHLYTGKDAPAFHKKLIDRILTKYKYNYLIMDCSYMQWKTNPDLAMDYAESQEDVKKEVAYAGNNFLEVIPLVATLGHAEWMFKNGQNLNLVEDKSCHYAYCPSKEETYDFIFKIYDEAINVFKPKYFHIGHDEVANRGKFPTCDLCKDKSMTELMCGDIRRIHDYFSKKGIRMMMWGDMLLADGEASSSKNAPNAIESKKRRDLIPKDVIITDWHYDPARVQDYNSLKVFQDAGFDVIASTWYTPRNIWSFANAAKANHSMGHLLTLWVGTNSNEQNLVGRKEQFNAMVLGGEFAWNDGKTGLENLPYDFTEVFDQSYERKQPAFVIHDGFMTDISAYYNVKLADNPQGSGWAGLGPGDDLSNAPVGSAILKGIRFRLADSTSKNSAIRVASSMDTDAVYPEKVSIPLNTKAHSLFFLHTTARCDAPVTKSGYYIAHYSDGTQVDIPLIYRNNITAWTDPSECPNAMPVWSMQSKADETLLLRVFEWTNPSPDKTIAFIDMVPSGTEAGMALLGISGTN; this is translated from the coding sequence GTGCGCAATCTTTCATTAGCTATTGTCGTAGCCTTTTTATGCATTTGCACGGGAAATGCATCGGCTGAACCGACCGGTTCGACTCATAATACAAAAGTGGGCAAATGGAACCTGTCATTCACACATGATCTCGGCTTTATTTTGAGCTACAACAACGTAAACATCATTCGATCAACCGGGCTCACCATCCACAACGGCAACTCCAATTCGCAATACTTCTCCTATTATTACGGCAACAACGACATATCGGTCCAGGATATTGCTCAGGGAAAAGTTGTCACCATCAAGCACTCATCCAAATCGTTCAGCGGCTCCCACACAATCACACTTCTACCGGACCGCGTCATCTTCCAATTCGATTATGCACTGCCAAAAGAAATCACCGACGGTAAAATGAATATGTATGCCCTACTATCGGCTCAGCCGATTGCAGGAAGAGCTTACCAAGCCTCGGGCACCAAAGGCGACATTTCGGGGATCATCCCTGTTCACTGGGAAAAGAGCGGCAAGAACTACGCACCGGATTACCTTACGGAGGCCACATTTGATAGCGTGCTCGGCAAGCTCAAAATCAAAGTAGAAGGCGATCTGATTGGCCTGAGGCTGCTCGATTATCGCAGCGGTGAGGTCGGCCCGTCACGGTGGGCGCCCATATTTAGAGTCGGGATATTTAACAAAGATATAGAACCGGGCATAAATCACTCTCAGACAATAACCGTTTCGATAGAACCCGCACCTGAAAAAGAACGCACCGCGCGCATGCCGCAGGGGGGCGAAATAAAGGTTATCCCGACAAGCAATGTGCAAACGCCACCGAGCGATATGATAATAATCCCTGAGCCGAAGGAACTCAAACTACTTGCCGGTGACTTCCGACTGAACGCCGATACCAAAATAGTTGTTGCGGACGATGCGACCGAAAAAGACTATTCAGGCGCGCTTCTTTTTACATCGGATGTGTTCGCTTTGAGCGGGCTGGATCTGAAAATAATACGCGAGAGCCAGGCTAAAAACAATAGTAATGTGATCCTGGTAGGCGAACCGGGTCGAAATAAGATTCTGGGGAAAGCAGCTAAAGCAGACGGTATTAATCCACCTTCAAAAGATGAAGGTTATGCTTTGTCAGTCGCGCCTGAACGTGTGGTGGTCGCCGGTTTCGACCGGGCAGGCAGTTTCTATGGCATGCAGACGCTGCGCCAGATCGTGCGCTCGCAAGGTGATCAGGTATATATCCCCGGCTGCAGGGTAAACGACTGGCCCAGCCTCAAGTTCCGCGGGGTCCACCTCTACACAGGCAAAGACGCCCCAGCGTTCCATAAAAAGTTGATAGATCGCATCCTGACCAAGTATAAATACAACTATCTGATCATGGACTGCTCGTATATGCAGTGGAAGACCAACCCCGACTTGGCGATGGATTATGCCGAATCACAGGAGGATGTCAAAAAAGAAGTTGCATATGCCGGGAATAATTTCCTTGAAGTAATTCCTCTTGTAGCGACTCTCGGGCACGCGGAATGGATGTTCAAAAACGGCCAGAACTTGAATCTGGTCGAGGATAAGTCCTGCCACTACGCATATTGCCCCTCTAAAGAAGAAACCTACGATTTTATATTTAAGATTTACGATGAAGCCATCAATGTCTTTAAGCCCAAGTACTTCCACATAGGCCATGACGAGGTTGCTAACCGGGGCAAATTCCCCACCTGCGATCTATGCAAAGATAAAAGCATGACCGAGTTGATGTGCGGGGACATCCGGCGGATTCATGATTACTTCAGCAAGAAGGGCATTCGTATGATGATGTGGGGCGACATGCTCCTTGCCGACGGCGAAGCATCATCAAGCAAAAACGCTCCCAACGCCATTGAGAGCAAAAAACGCCGCGACCTCATACCAAAAGATGTGATCATAACCGACTGGCACTACGACCCTGCGAGAGTTCAGGACTACAACTCACTCAAGGTCTTTCAGGATGCCGGTTTCGATGTTATCGCCTCGACATGGTATACTCCTCGCAATATTTGGAGCTTCGCAAATGCCGCAAAGGCTAACCATTCGATGGGTCATCTGCTCACTCTCTGGGTCGGGACCAACAGCAACGAGCAGAACCTGGTTGGGCGCAAAGAACAGTTTAACGCCATGGTCCTGGGCGGAGAGTTCGCATGGAATGACGGCAAAACCGGCCTGGAGAACCTGCCATATGATTTCACAGAGGTCTTCGATCAGAGCTATGAGCGCAAGCAGCCGGCATTCGTCATTCATGACGGTTTCATGACCGATATCAGCGCCTACTATAACGTCAAGCTCGCCGACAACCCTCAGGGATCGGGATGGGCCGGACTTGGACCCGGCGATGACCTGTCGAATGCTCCTGTCGGATCGGCCATTCTCAAAGGAATACGTTTCCGACTTGCCGACTCCACCAGTAAAAACTCAGCGATTCGTGTGGCGTCCTCCATGGACACTGATGCCGTCTATCCGGAGAAAGTGAGTATTCCTCTGAACACAAAGGCGCACTCGCTATTCTTCCTGCACACCACTGCCAGGTGCGACGCTCCCGTCACAAAATCCGGCTATTACATTGCGCATTACTCGGACGGGACCCAGGTAGATATCCCGCTTATTTATAGAAACAACATCACCGCTTGGACTGATCCCAGTGAATGCCCTAATGCGATGCCGGTATGGTCGATGCAAAGCAAGGCGGATGAAACCCTGCTGCTACGAGTATTCGAATGGACAAATCCTTCACCGGACAAGACTATAGCATTTATTGATATGGTCCCCAGCGGAACCGAAGCAGGAATGGCGCTGCTGGGCATCAGCGGCACTAACTAG
- a CDS encoding pitrilysin family protein, translating to MRRTNRFIVLTIIFQALAISCAWGQTSGVVETKLDNGLVVLTKEVHSAPVFTAQVWFKVGSRNEHTGITGISHMLEHMLFNSSKNYKKGEISAMIRTRGGIENAATWTDFTYYWQLLSSENLDFSMKTLAERVGNALLLKNEFANERTVVLSELQGDENNPGWLVYRDNMSTAFMAHPYQWPVIGWESDVRNIDVSQLRAYYHSYYYPNNATLVLVGDFNTQKTLALVKKYFGGKPRKQLPRPLYTTEPPQKGERDVVIRQEGSAQRIILTYHIPSITDPDSYPLMVLDQVLSGGRASRLYQSMVETGLATSAWSNASLRKDPCLFFVGATARNGVNADSLEKELINQIDKLKSTLPTDEEMQAAKNQLEAYVIFQNDSVSDQGEQLGYYNTVAGWHYLETLVPRIKAVTANQVQAVAQKYLATDNMTKATFIPTNGSTGGGNSAPAGPMHYERMPDLCHYTSGTAVETAATRPSPTKNTVSKSITRPYRTVLPNGLVVIVQENHSNPTVAISGYIKAGSYFDPKEKGGTAALVADMVGRGTKTRSALDLAKQVEYVGANIDTSAEVESMDFSAKSLTKDFPLILDILSDEFRNANFPQDQFEKAVSEKASALEQSKESPESMAYRAFYNNVFPEGHPYHELTVDQAQQELKNITKSDLISFYNSYYRPDTTIITIVGDVTGLQATEMIKKYFGDWNATGPTPVIDIPTIQPQTQAKKTVITMADKSEVDVLYGYALGVKRSDPDFYALRVMNQVLGGGGALGSILGTEIREKRGLVYNVYSTFDATLGAGPWYVYLGTNPKNADQAISVLKAEIEKMKKNGVPKDKFIQARNFIIGVFPIALETNEGVARTLLNAEFYGLGMDYLQNYSKIYRSVTLDQVNAAARKYLHPDNGTLVIAGPYQEK from the coding sequence TTGAGAAGAACCAACCGGTTTATTGTTCTTACGATCATATTTCAGGCTCTGGCGATATCGTGCGCTTGGGGACAGACATCAGGCGTTGTCGAGACAAAACTCGACAATGGTCTCGTTGTGCTCACCAAAGAGGTGCATTCTGCGCCTGTGTTCACCGCGCAGGTATGGTTCAAGGTCGGCTCGCGCAATGAGCACACCGGCATCACCGGAATCTCTCACATGCTCGAGCACATGCTCTTCAACTCCAGCAAGAACTATAAAAAGGGCGAGATCAGCGCCATGATCCGCACGCGCGGCGGTATCGAAAATGCCGCCACCTGGACGGACTTCACATACTACTGGCAGCTCCTCTCCAGTGAAAACCTCGACTTCTCGATGAAGACTCTTGCCGAGCGAGTCGGCAACGCCCTGCTGCTCAAGAACGAGTTCGCAAACGAGCGCACGGTAGTCCTTTCAGAACTTCAAGGCGATGAAAACAACCCCGGCTGGCTTGTCTATCGCGACAATATGTCGACTGCTTTTATGGCTCACCCGTACCAGTGGCCGGTAATCGGCTGGGAATCGGATGTGAGAAATATAGACGTGAGTCAGCTTCGCGCATATTATCACTCATATTATTACCCCAATAACGCGACCCTTGTCCTGGTCGGCGATTTCAACACTCAAAAAACTCTGGCTCTCGTAAAGAAATATTTTGGAGGCAAGCCCAGAAAACAGCTCCCCAGACCTTTATACACAACCGAACCGCCTCAGAAAGGCGAGCGCGATGTGGTTATCAGACAGGAGGGCAGCGCCCAGAGAATCATTCTGACCTATCATATCCCATCCATCACCGACCCCGATTCATATCCGCTGATGGTCCTGGACCAGGTGTTGAGCGGCGGCAGAGCGAGCCGACTTTACCAGTCTATGGTCGAGACCGGGCTGGCGACCTCCGCCTGGTCGAATGCGAGTCTTCGCAAAGACCCATGCCTCTTCTTTGTTGGAGCGACCGCGCGAAACGGTGTCAACGCGGACTCGCTTGAAAAAGAGCTGATAAACCAGATCGATAAACTCAAATCGACTCTGCCTACAGATGAAGAGATGCAGGCTGCTAAAAACCAGCTTGAAGCATACGTGATCTTTCAAAATGACAGCGTCTCTGACCAGGGCGAACAGCTCGGTTACTATAACACTGTCGCAGGCTGGCATTACCTTGAGACTCTAGTCCCTCGGATAAAGGCCGTAACAGCCAATCAGGTGCAGGCAGTGGCTCAGAAATATCTGGCAACGGACAACATGACCAAAGCGACATTTATTCCGACAAACGGCTCCACAGGTGGCGGCAACAGCGCGCCGGCAGGCCCAATGCATTATGAGCGCATGCCCGATCTGTGTCATTATACCTCGGGCACAGCGGTTGAAACCGCGGCAACAAGGCCTTCGCCGACTAAAAACACAGTAAGCAAAAGTATAACGCGGCCTTATAGGACAGTGCTGCCTAACGGCCTGGTCGTAATAGTGCAGGAAAACCACTCCAACCCGACTGTCGCGATCTCAGGCTATATCAAAGCCGGCAGTTATTTCGATCCAAAAGAAAAAGGCGGAACGGCTGCGCTTGTGGCGGATATGGTCGGCAGAGGGACAAAGACACGCTCGGCTCTTGATCTGGCAAAACAGGTGGAGTATGTTGGGGCGAATATCGACACTTCGGCCGAAGTCGAGTCTATGGACTTTAGCGCCAAATCGCTTACCAAAGACTTTCCACTAATACTCGATATCCTCTCCGATGAGTTCCGCAATGCCAATTTCCCGCAGGACCAGTTTGAAAAGGCCGTCAGTGAAAAGGCATCTGCCCTTGAGCAGAGCAAAGAGTCCCCGGAGTCCATGGCATATCGTGCGTTTTATAATAATGTTTTCCCGGAGGGTCACCCATATCATGAGCTGACAGTCGATCAGGCTCAGCAGGAGCTCAAAAACATCACCAAAAGCGATCTGATAAGCTTCTATAACTCCTATTATCGGCCCGACACGACAATCATCACGATCGTTGGTGATGTGACCGGCCTGCAGGCCACCGAGATGATCAAGAAATACTTCGGTGACTGGAACGCGACCGGTCCCACCCCAGTAATCGATATCCCGACTATCCAGCCGCAGACTCAAGCCAAGAAAACAGTGATCACAATGGCGGACAAGAGCGAGGTGGATGTGCTCTACGGCTACGCTCTAGGAGTAAAACGCTCTGACCCCGACTTCTACGCGCTGCGGGTCATGAACCAGGTGCTTGGCGGAGGTGGAGCGCTCGGCAGTATCCTGGGAACTGAAATTCGCGAAAAGCGCGGGCTTGTTTACAACGTGTATTCGACTTTCGACGCCACTCTGGGCGCGGGTCCGTGGTATGTCTATCTGGGGACCAACCCCAAAAACGCCGACCAGGCAATTAGCGTACTCAAAGCTGAGATAGAGAAGATGAAAAAGAACGGCGTGCCCAAGGATAAGTTCATCCAGGCGAGAAACTTCATCATAGGCGTCTTCCCGATTGCTCTGGAAACCAACGAGGGCGTCGCTCGCACACTCCTGAACGCTGAGTTCTACGGCCTGGGTATGGACTATCTGCAAAACTACTCTAAGATATATCGCTCGGTAACACTCGATCAGGTGAACGCAGCCGCAAGGAAGTATCTGCATCCAGATAACGGGACTCTGGTAATCGCCGGGCCGTATCAAGAAAAGTAA
- a CDS encoding class I SAM-dependent methyltransferase, giving the protein MSNNEVNWYDLDRHIAQWYDFTQRGVDDVVQIRRLIGERRNLRILEPFCGTGRILIPLAQDGHELVGIDRSKAFLNRARRKAMALSQEIYGRVSFIEADVTEYTWPQGFDMVILGGNCFYELATPEEQEGCIASAANSLEPGGYLYYDSDHMEGDLAESWRQPGRHSGIIGSWTCSDGTCLEWESETIWFDAPKRLWRAKRRIIATSPDGNVKTKEAVQQKHPISTYEVREWLQKYGFVIEKHFGNNNDAPYEDSLDRTTFWARKS; this is encoded by the coding sequence TTGAGTAACAATGAGGTTAACTGGTATGACTTGGATCGGCATATAGCCCAGTGGTATGACTTTACTCAGCGCGGCGTTGATGATGTTGTGCAGATCCGCAGGCTGATCGGTGAGCGCAGAAATTTAAGGATTCTGGAACCTTTCTGCGGCACGGGTCGAATACTGATTCCACTTGCACAGGACGGTCATGAGTTGGTTGGAATCGATAGATCAAAGGCTTTTCTGAATAGAGCCAGACGCAAAGCAATGGCGCTGTCTCAGGAGATATACGGCAGGGTATCATTTATCGAGGCTGATGTTACCGAGTATACATGGCCGCAGGGTTTTGACATGGTGATACTGGGCGGAAACTGTTTTTATGAGCTTGCCACGCCGGAGGAACAGGAGGGCTGCATTGCCTCAGCAGCTAATTCGCTTGAGCCCGGCGGATATCTCTATTATGACAGCGACCACATGGAAGGTGATTTGGCAGAGTCTTGGAGGCAGCCCGGACGACATTCAGGAATAATCGGCAGTTGGACCTGCTCAGACGGCACTTGCCTCGAATGGGAGAGTGAAACTATCTGGTTTGACGCTCCAAAGAGGTTATGGCGCGCCAAACGCAGGATTATTGCGACCAGCCCGGATGGAAACGTTAAAACCAAGGAGGCCGTCCAGCAGAAGCATCCAATAAGCACGTACGAAGTGCGCGAGTGGCTTCAAAAATATGGTTTTGTTATTGAAAAGCACTTCGGCAATAACAATGATGCTCCGTATGAAGATTCGCTGGATCGGACTACATTCTGGGCCAGAAAGAGCTGA